One segment of Deltaproteobacteria bacterium DNA contains the following:
- a CDS encoding helix-turn-helix domain-containing protein has protein sequence MDSFGEFLRRERELRHIELNEISKITKIKKAYLQAIENDTYDELPDIAFVKGFIRAYCNYIGLDSEQTVNYFQQFYEESFNQAVKPQKKSLRRGLNRQTIIALAAAGLVLAGIMLVLLYHTSKDRMIRQGRGQGKNVQEVKFTSATTARSNTETATAVTQTALSEITTTGVPLTLTARQHTLLLKATENTWVRLVPNNE, from the coding sequence ATGGATAGTTTTGGCGAGTTCCTCCGGAGAGAAAGAGAACTCAGACACATAGAATTAAACGAGATATCGAAAATAACAAAGATAAAGAAAGCTTATCTGCAGGCAATAGAAAACGATACGTATGATGAACTTCCCGATATAGCCTTTGTAAAAGGATTTATAAGGGCTTACTGCAATTACATAGGTCTGGACTCCGAACAAACCGTGAACTATTTTCAGCAGTTTTATGAGGAGAGCTTCAATCAAGCAGTAAAACCTCAGAAAAAAAGTTTACGCAGAGGGTTAAACCGGCAAACGATAATCGCCCTCGCAGCAGCCGGACTGGTTTTAGCCGGCATAATGCTCGTGCTCCTGTACCACACATCAAAGGACAGAATGATCAGGCAGGGGCGTGGACAGGGAAAGAATGTTCAGGAGGTAAAGTTTACATCAGCCACTACAGCCCGCTCGAACACGGAGACTGCCACGGCTGTTACGCAAACCGCTCTCTCTGAAATAACGACAACCGGTGTTCCGCTTACCCTGACAGCCAGACAGCATACCCTTCTTCTCAAGGCAACGGAAAATACCTGGGTAAGACTTGTGCCGAATAATGAGG
- a CDS encoding tetratricopeptide repeat protein, with translation MAGKNIKFVLIVLFGISLVSCASRNPELIKQASMRYDIGTALLNKGDYPGSIQQLSEAKRLNPDDPFTYNALGLAYYAEGMKVEAEEAYKKALSLNKNFSDAYNNLGVLYLSEAQWDKAITAFQAALANPLYMSPQIAWVNLGWAFYQKGKLDESLKAYKSALTILPDMPAAHNNMGLVYLRKNICFLC, from the coding sequence ATGGCTGGCAAGAATATTAAGTTTGTTTTGATTGTACTGTTCGGAATATCACTGGTAAGTTGTGCAAGTAGAAATCCTGAATTAATTAAACAGGCAAGTATGCGGTATGATATAGGTACGGCGCTTCTCAATAAAGGTGATTATCCCGGTTCTATACAGCAATTATCCGAGGCAAAAAGGCTGAACCCAGACGATCCCTTCACCTACAACGCATTGGGGCTTGCATACTATGCGGAAGGCATGAAGGTTGAGGCTGAGGAAGCATATAAAAAGGCACTGTCGCTGAATAAAAATTTTTCGGATGCCTATAATAATCTCGGCGTATTGTATCTGAGCGAAGCTCAATGGGATAAGGCGATAACGGCATTCCAGGCAGCGCTTGCCAATCCTCTCTACATGTCTCCTCAGATAGCATGGGTAAATCTTGGCTGGGCATTCTATCAGAAAGGCAAACTCGACGAATCACTGAAAGCATACAAAAGCGCTCTTACCATTTTACCGGATATGCCGGCGGCACATAACAATATGGGGCTGGTCTATTTAAGGAAAAATATATGCTTCCTATGCTGA
- the ccsA gene encoding cytochrome c biogenesis protein CcsA — protein sequence MKEEIILYWIAVSLYGFGSIFAIIGFVFKKERFTTIALILCALGLVPHGASILIRWIRIGHGPYINMYEVISSNTWVAMLFYLLVQKKLSLLKQASFVVLPVIFLACGFGLMASARDIPLPPSLRSYWLVLHVLFAKLTVGSFLIAFASAVLYLYKNDAKHKPLLPNQSLEKLDIAIYRFNALGFAFCIIMIIAGSIWANNAWGRYWGFDPVETWSLVVWLAYGLFLHLRLNRNWVGRRSAILTITLFLLSIGAFFFIPYLFKTIHSEYLVR from the coding sequence ATGAAAGAAGAAATCATCCTTTACTGGATTGCGGTAAGCCTGTACGGGTTTGGCAGTATCTTTGCTATCATCGGATTTGTGTTCAAAAAAGAAAGGTTTACCACTATTGCACTTATTTTATGCGCTCTAGGACTTGTTCCTCACGGTGCATCAATACTTATAAGATGGATACGGATTGGACACGGCCCCTACATAAACATGTATGAGGTTATAAGCTCCAATACGTGGGTGGCGATGTTGTTTTATCTTCTTGTACAAAAAAAACTGAGCTTGTTAAAACAAGCTTCATTTGTCGTACTCCCTGTGATCTTCCTTGCCTGTGGCTTTGGTTTAATGGCATCTGCAAGAGATATACCACTTCCACCCTCGCTGAGAAGTTACTGGCTCGTCCTTCATGTGCTGTTTGCAAAGCTTACTGTTGGCTCCTTTCTTATAGCATTTGCAAGTGCTGTGCTTTATCTCTATAAGAACGATGCTAAACATAAGCCGTTGCTGCCTAACCAGTCTTTAGAGAAACTTGATATTGCTATCTACAGGTTTAATGCACTGGGCTTCGCTTTCTGTATTATAATGATAATAGCAGGCTCTATATGGGCAAACAATGCATGGGGCAGATATTGGGGATTTGATCCTGTAGAAACATGGTCACTCGTCGTATGGCTTGCATATGGGTTATTCTTGCATCTCAGACTTAACAGAAACTGGGTGGGCAGAAGATCTGCAATATTAACTATCACCCTATTTCTCTTATCAATAGGTGCATTCTTTTTTATTCCATACCTCTTTAAAACTATTCATTCAGAGTACCTTGTGAGATAA